One window of Clostridiales bacterium genomic DNA carries:
- the sdaAB gene encoding L-serine ammonia-lyase, iron-sulfur-dependent subunit beta — MSEFNVFDIIGPIMIGPSSSHTAGANKIGYLAKKIVGEEIKEVKFWLHGSFAKTYKGHGTDRALLAGIMGMLSDDERIRDAYKIADEKGLRYSFLEIEMENVHPNTVKMEIVSKSGNAWEIVGSSIGAGKVKIIEINGMQMEFDGEYYTLITTHRDLPGVVAHITNVLASGNVNIAFMKLYREEKAKDAMLIVEADQDIPDYIVEEIKSNQNVISVKVLKALN, encoded by the coding sequence ATGAGTGAATTTAATGTATTTGACATAATAGGTCCTATAATGATAGGTCCTTCGAGTTCACATACAGCAGGAGCTAATAAGATTGGTTATTTGGCCAAAAAGATAGTGGGAGAGGAAATAAAGGAAGTGAAGTTTTGGCTTCATGGATCTTTTGCTAAAACTTACAAAGGACATGGTACAGATAGAGCATTGCTTGCAGGTATCATGGGCATGCTATCAGATGATGAAAGGATAAGAGATGCGTATAAGATAGCAGATGAAAAGGGACTTAGATATTCTTTCCTTGAGATAGAAATGGAAAATGTGCATCCGAATACGGTAAAGATGGAGATAGTGTCTAAATCAGGCAATGCATGGGAGATAGTTGGTTCATCTATTGGTGCAGGAAAAGTGAAAATTATAGAAATAAATGGAATGCAGATGGAGTTTGATGGAGAGTATTATACTTTAATTACAACACATAGGGATTTGCCAGGAGTGGTTGCACATATTACGAATGTGCTAGCTTCTGGCAATGTAAATATAGCTTTTATGAAGCTATATAGAGAAGAAAAAGCGAAAGATGCTATGCTTATAGTAGAAGCCGATCAAGATATACCAGACTATATAGTAGAAGAAATAAAGAGTAATCAAAACGTGATCAGTGTAAAAGTCTTAAAAGCACTAAACTAG
- a CDS encoding glycosyltransferase family 39 protein → MLKKILLRSVPFCVIFLGIVIRFAWIFYMKTYPETDFMWYHVKGVELSCNMGFLNGIYPFYTGKIGCPTAFRPIGYPLTLAILYSIFGTNFLVAKIFNILLSTLSMISLYKLCKMFFSNSVSNFALALFAFSPLSICYTSIIGSETLFQTLLLLITYNLFHKKNPYILGILVGYLALVRPIGIFFCFCLILFLLLEKSKNNIKFITTFSLTFLLVISGWLIRNYVQFGQVIYSTNGGYVLYVNNNPYATGSWSDPYSYPNSPFKKYLFKDNFDELAINREGKKLAIKWISDNPDQFLYLASKRIINSYWAKLDDIMWAFPTGLNIWDSRYVDAIKLETFLYRPFYILTFVYIIYVIIDFIKNKIINIHTFILIVFLYFNFMMFVLEGNSRYVFPLHPIYSIGVAFILIKITQKFRALFS, encoded by the coding sequence ATGCTTAAAAAAATTTTACTTAGAAGTGTACCTTTTTGTGTAATATTTTTAGGTATTGTTATACGATTTGCTTGGATATTTTATATGAAAACATATCCGGAGACCGATTTTATGTGGTACCATGTTAAAGGCGTTGAACTTTCTTGTAATATGGGATTTTTAAATGGAATTTATCCTTTTTATACTGGAAAGATTGGTTGTCCAACAGCCTTTAGACCTATCGGCTATCCTTTAACATTAGCTATTTTATATTCTATTTTTGGAACAAATTTTTTAGTGGCAAAGATATTCAATATATTATTGTCAACCTTATCTATGATAAGCTTATATAAATTATGTAAAATGTTCTTTAGTAATAGCGTTTCTAATTTTGCTTTAGCTCTTTTTGCTTTTTCCCCACTTAGTATATGTTATACTAGTATAATTGGATCTGAAACATTATTTCAAACATTGCTTTTGTTGATAACATATAATTTATTTCACAAAAAAAATCCTTATATCCTTGGCATATTGGTTGGATATCTCGCTCTTGTTAGACCCATAGGAATATTCTTTTGTTTTTGTTTAATATTATTCCTGTTATTAGAAAAATCAAAAAATAATATAAAATTTATTACTACTTTTAGCTTAACTTTTTTATTGGTTATATCCGGTTGGTTAATTAGAAACTATGTTCAATTTGGACAAGTTATTTATTCAACAAATGGCGGATATGTTTTATATGTAAATAATAACCCGTATGCTACTGGCTCTTGGAGCGATCCTTACTCCTATCCTAATAGTCCTTTTAAAAAATATTTGTTTAAAGATAATTTTGATGAATTAGCGATAAATAGAGAAGGTAAGAAACTTGCTATCAAATGGATATCAGATAATCCAGATCAATTTTTATATCTAGCATCCAAAAGGATTATCAACTCGTACTGGGCTAAACTAGATGATATTATGTGGGCATTCCCAACTGGTCTTAATATTTGGGACTCTAGATATGTTGATGCAATAAAATTGGAAACTTTTTTATACAGGCCATTTTATATACTTACTTTTGTGTATATTATATACGTTATAATTGACTTTATAAAAAATAAAATAATTAACATTCATACATTCATTTTAATTGTTTTTCTATATTTTAACTTTATGATGTTTGTTTTAGAAGGAAACTCAAGATACGTATTCCCTCTTCATCCAATATACTCTATTGGTGTGGCATTTATATTAATTAAGATTACGCAAAAATTTAGGGCACTTTTTAGTTAA
- the sbcD gene encoding exonuclease subunit SbcD produces MRILHTSDWHLGKSLERISRIDEQREFIDCLCDIAEKENINLVLIGGDIYDTYNPGAAAEELFYYAIDRLNDNGKRAIVVIAGNHDNPDRLEAIASLVSKNGIFILGYPKTDISLYKENCRYTKIIDAKEGLVELSIPGCDDNVIILTMPYPSESRLEEVLSDSADEGLIQKAYSDKIKYILNELASNFRDDTINIVLGHIFLIGGKESESERTIQVGSAMTVNLDAIPKNAHFMALGHLHRPQMIKNDRCPVFYSGSPLAYSFSEADYSKAVYIIDAKPNCEVKITPKILDCGKPLVKWCAKEGVQQVIEWCNENRDSNAWVDLEIFTDRLLTQEEQKTIRDLHKGIVNIRPYIINQVEDAGDFENREQKKIDEIFKEYYRYRTHTEVSSEIMDIFLDIVNSDK; encoded by the coding sequence ATGAGAATTTTACATACATCGGATTGGCATCTAGGAAAAAGTTTAGAGAGGATAAGTAGAATTGATGAGCAAAGAGAGTTTATAGATTGCCTATGTGATATAGCAGAAAAGGAAAATATAAATTTAGTATTAATAGGTGGAGATATCTATGATACATATAATCCTGGTGCTGCAGCAGAGGAGCTATTTTATTATGCTATAGATAGATTGAATGATAATGGGAAAAGGGCTATTGTTGTTATTGCGGGAAATCATGATAATCCGGATAGGCTAGAAGCAATTGCATCGCTTGTAAGCAAAAATGGTATATTTATATTAGGGTATCCTAAGACTGATATATCTTTATATAAGGAAAATTGTAGGTATACAAAGATAATTGATGCAAAAGAAGGACTAGTTGAGCTTTCGATACCGGGTTGCGACGATAATGTTATAATTTTGACAATGCCATATCCATCTGAATCGCGTCTTGAAGAAGTATTGAGTGATAGTGCAGATGAGGGGTTAATACAAAAAGCTTATTCAGATAAAATAAAGTATATATTAAATGAGCTTGCATCCAATTTTAGAGATGACACAATAAATATTGTGTTGGGACATATTTTCTTAATAGGGGGAAAAGAATCAGAATCAGAGAGGACAATACAAGTGGGTAGTGCAATGACTGTTAATTTAGATGCGATACCTAAAAATGCACATTTTATGGCGTTGGGGCATTTACATAGGCCGCAAATGATAAAAAATGATCGTTGTCCTGTATTTTATTCAGGTTCTCCGTTAGCGTATAGCTTTTCAGAAGCTGATTATAGTAAAGCTGTATACATAATAGATGCAAAACCTAATTGTGAGGTTAAGATTACGCCAAAGATTTTGGATTGTGGGAAACCATTAGTTAAATGGTGTGCAAAAGAAGGGGTGCAGCAGGTTATTGAGTGGTGTAATGAAAATAGAGATTCTAATGCTTGGGTGGACTTAGAAATTTTTACAGACAGATTACTAACACAAGAAGAGCAAAAAACTATAAGAGATTTACATAAAGGTATTGTGAATATACGGCCATATATTATAAATCAAGTAGAAGATGCGGGAGATTTTGAAAATAGAGAGCAGAAAAAAATAGATGAGATATTTAAGGAATATTATAGATATAGAACACATACAGAAGTATCTTCAGAAATTATGGATATATTTTTAGACATTGTTAATAGTGATAAATAA
- the sdaAA gene encoding L-serine ammonia-lyase, iron-sulfur-dependent, subunit alpha codes for MEIIKEGKDIIKICNEQNLTIYELITKYEIEKSGKTREEIRDHMAKCLEVMKCSVRKALDDNDNEVRGKIIGGQAKKFKERYEKHKTACGKTIARAVSYALSTMEVNASMGKIVAAPTAGSCGVIPAVLLSVRDTHGVDDEKLIDGLLAASAIGLVIGKNATLSGAEGGCQAEIGSASAMAAGATVAMLGGTVEMSFDAAAMALKNLMGLVCDPIAGLVESPCSKRNGIGTANALICADMALAGIQCVIPFDEVVIAMKRVGNQLPCELRETALGGVAVTPTALEITKRIFGTE; via the coding sequence ATGGAGATAATAAAAGAGGGAAAAGATATAATAAAGATATGTAATGAGCAGAATTTAACCATATATGAGTTAATAACAAAGTATGAGATTGAGAAGTCTGGGAAAACGAGAGAAGAGATAAGAGATCACATGGCAAAGTGCTTGGAAGTTATGAAATGTAGTGTGAGAAAAGCACTTGATGATAATGATAATGAAGTAAGAGGAAAAATTATTGGTGGACAGGCTAAAAAATTTAAAGAAAGATATGAAAAACACAAAACAGCATGTGGTAAGACTATAGCAAGAGCAGTAAGTTATGCGTTATCAACAATGGAAGTGAATGCGAGTATGGGAAAGATTGTTGCAGCACCTACTGCAGGATCATGTGGAGTTATCCCTGCTGTGTTATTAAGTGTAAGAGATACCCATGGAGTTGATGATGAAAAATTAATAGATGGTTTATTGGCGGCTAGTGCGATAGGTCTAGTTATAGGTAAAAATGCTACTTTATCTGGAGCTGAAGGTGGTTGCCAGGCTGAGATAGGTTCAGCTAGTGCAATGGCGGCAGGGGCTACAGTTGCTATGTTAGGCGGTACAGTGGAGATGAGTTTTGATGCTGCAGCTATGGCGTTAAAGAATTTAATGGGACTAGTATGTGATCCTATTGCTGGATTAGTTGAGTCACCCTGTAGCAAGAGAAATGGGATAGGTACAGCTAATGCATTGATCTGTGCAGATATGGCGTTAGCTGGAATACAATGTGTTATACCATTTGATGAGGTTGTGATTGCTATGAAAAGAGTAGGTAATCAGTTGCCTTGTGAATTAAGAGAGACTGCATTGGGTGGAGTTGCGGTGACACCAACAGCATTAGAAATAACAAAGAGAATATTTGGAACTGAATAA
- a CDS encoding DUF421 domain-containing protein, whose amino-acid sequence MLTICIRTLILYVLVVVVMRCMGKRQIGQLQPFEFVVAIMISDLATIPMQNSTESLLKGVLPILTLLSGQLLLSYLSIKSYHARNLICGTPKILIENGKIIENNLINEVYNLSDLLEQLRIKNIPNISDVEFAILETNGELSIIPKSQKRPLTPSDMNIPTEYEGIPFPLVIDGKIIDLNLKKLNLSKEWLDKELKKFKIESYKDAFFVSLESNGNLFFQKKSY is encoded by the coding sequence ATGTTGACTATTTGTATTCGAACACTTATTTTATACGTGCTTGTGGTTGTTGTAATGCGATGTATGGGCAAACGTCAAATAGGCCAGCTTCAACCCTTTGAATTTGTTGTAGCAATAATGATATCTGATCTTGCTACTATCCCTATGCAAAATTCAACAGAATCCTTGCTAAAAGGCGTATTGCCCATCCTAACTTTATTATCCGGTCAATTATTACTATCCTATTTATCAATAAAAAGCTATCATGCAAGAAATTTAATATGTGGAACTCCCAAAATATTGATAGAAAATGGGAAAATTATTGAAAATAATTTAATAAATGAAGTATACAACTTATCTGATCTTTTAGAACAGCTACGCATAAAAAATATACCTAATATATCTGATGTAGAATTTGCAATTTTAGAAACCAATGGTGAGCTTTCTATCATACCTAAATCACAAAAAAGACCCCTTACTCCTAGCGATATGAATATTCCTACAGAATATGAAGGAATACCTTTCCCGTTAGTTATTGACGGCAAAATAATAGATTTAAATCTAAAAAAGCTAAATCTTAGTAAAGAATGGCTAGATAAAGAATTGAAAAAATTCAAAATCGAAAGTTACAAAGATGCTTTTTTCGTAAGTCTAGAATCTAATGGTAACTTATTTTTTCAAAAAAAATCTTATTAA
- the spoIVB gene encoding SpoIVB peptidase — protein sequence MRKKITILLVALIILSLSIYKENQQRTIFTNTLSDKKIAVSGDAIGVKLKLNGVMILEIGHVLNEKGHKEFPLRRSGIKVGDIVIGFNEKKVDNILDFLDNIKNSKGKKFCLTINRKGRSLKRKLKAVRSYEDNEYHLGVWVRDSIKGIGTITFYDPDTKYFGALGHGITDMDTRQIFNSKGEILESSILTVRRGKIGIPGELKGVFVSGSGKIGNILKNTHEGIYGILKQEGVLKLNNKLYEISPKENITCDKASIITNVVNNKSDEYDIEILKVYRNNKKGMNIRIVDPRLINTTGGIVQGMSGCPILQNGKIVGAVTHVFVNDPTRGYGIFIENMLNQGFFNK from the coding sequence GTGAGAAAGAAGATAACTATACTATTAGTAGCTTTAATTATTTTAAGTCTTAGTATATATAAAGAGAATCAGCAAAGGACGATATTTACTAATACATTATCTGATAAAAAAATTGCAGTTAGTGGAGATGCAATAGGAGTAAAGCTTAAATTAAATGGGGTAATGATTTTAGAAATAGGGCATGTATTAAATGAAAAGGGGCACAAAGAATTTCCATTGAGAAGAAGTGGAATAAAAGTAGGAGATATAGTAATAGGTTTTAATGAGAAAAAGGTTGATAATATATTAGATTTTTTAGATAATATTAAAAATAGTAAAGGCAAGAAATTTTGTTTGACAATAAATCGTAAAGGGAGAAGTTTAAAAAGAAAACTAAAAGCCGTACGAAGCTATGAGGATAATGAGTATCATTTAGGGGTATGGGTAAGGGATAGTATAAAAGGTATAGGAACAATTACATTTTATGATCCGGATACAAAATATTTTGGAGCATTAGGTCATGGAATAACAGATATGGATACAAGACAAATATTTAATTCTAAGGGTGAGATATTAGAATCTAGTATTTTGACGGTAAGAAGAGGAAAAATCGGCATACCAGGAGAGCTAAAAGGTGTTTTTGTATCAGGAAGTGGGAAGATAGGGAATATTTTAAAAAACACACATGAAGGTATATATGGAATTTTAAAGCAAGAGGGTGTTTTGAAATTAAATAATAAATTATATGAAATATCACCTAAAGAAAATATAACTTGTGATAAAGCAAGTATTATAACCAATGTCGTTAATAATAAGAGTGACGAATATGATATAGAAATTCTAAAAGTATATAGGAATAACAAAAAGGGTATGAATATAAGAATAGTAGATCCAAGATTAATAAATACAACCGGTGGTATAGTGCAAGGGATGTCGGGTTGCCCTATACTGCAAAATGGGAAAATTGTGGGAGCTGTAACACATGTGTTTGTAAATGATCCAACAAGAGGATATGGTATTTTTATAGAGAATATGTTAAATCAAGGCTTTTTTAATAAATAA
- a CDS encoding SMC family ATPase: MRPKLLEIEGLQSFIEKQTIDFDKINQNGLFGIFGNTGSGKSTILDAITLALYGKVKRAGNTKQGIINTNCTVTRVMFMFEISKITYKVEREYKRKKASDNLVESKTVRLIQINKEESVPLCDKEEAVNRRIEEILGLNHKDFTKAVVLPQNNFQEFLLLGNAERRQMLERVFYLEEYGKELMSKISDKIMLLKNQRDDLYIKLKGYEDASDEALENYKREYREVFAKKEISDKVLSKVEKEYEEKKRIFTFGRELEEVIKREKELSFKDQDIKKEEDRLERALKADLLKEKLEQVQQSHKLMIDMQNEIKKCEEELPKYIENGAKLNKRYDELKKSLDHRNFLYDNMALEISVKSLSEEIEAITKKENVLKNDIEKKKLEQKKIEEYIKSKNEEYEKLRENEVASMCLFLAKDLKDGDVCPVCGGTYKKISQTDVECSDIDINKLNDMNKDIMSASVKKERFETELKMKNDQLLDEQKNKNAKEDELKKKNDEYQKILKTYNITSITEELNKMKNKDILVRELEKNIKENEWHVNDNTNKKIAALARYDTYSKQYEKDSGILKNNMVDNGFKTTKEIKESLLQEIERQSVKQKIENYKKSVSENLGQKKSIQEKLQGRTITPKEWEKIDENYHTLVDENKLLNTQYGIAKNTYDKSIERNKEWNAILKDYTKKDLNYNKHIELRELLNGDRGKDNSFIDYIAEERLRYLAKRASDILGVMTQYKFELKLDTESGFIIVDNKNGGVSRKVSTLSGGETFLTSLSLALALSEQIQLKGQSPLEFFFLDEGFGSLDNELLDLVIDALERISRKERVIGVISHIPELRQRIMQRVIVTAPIDNGTGSIVKIEKG; this comes from the coding sequence ATGAGACCAAAGCTACTAGAGATAGAGGGGCTACAAAGTTTTATAGAAAAGCAGACAATAGATTTTGATAAAATCAATCAAAATGGGCTGTTTGGTATATTTGGAAATACGGGGAGTGGCAAGTCAACAATATTAGATGCAATAACTTTAGCGTTGTATGGAAAAGTGAAGAGGGCAGGGAATACAAAGCAGGGTATTATAAATACGAATTGTACTGTGACTCGGGTTATGTTTATGTTTGAAATATCAAAAATTACATATAAGGTTGAGCGTGAATACAAACGGAAAAAAGCATCTGATAATCTGGTTGAATCAAAAACAGTAAGGCTTATACAAATTAATAAGGAAGAGTCTGTTCCATTGTGCGATAAGGAAGAAGCGGTTAATAGGAGAATAGAAGAAATACTTGGATTAAATCATAAAGATTTTACAAAGGCGGTTGTTCTACCTCAAAATAATTTTCAGGAATTTTTGCTTTTAGGCAATGCAGAACGTCGGCAAATGTTGGAGAGAGTGTTTTACTTAGAAGAATATGGGAAAGAACTAATGTCTAAAATATCAGATAAAATTATGTTATTAAAAAACCAAAGGGATGATCTTTATATAAAGTTAAAGGGATATGAAGATGCATCAGATGAAGCACTTGAAAACTACAAACGTGAGTATAGGGAAGTGTTTGCTAAGAAAGAAATATCAGATAAGGTACTTAGTAAAGTAGAAAAAGAATATGAGGAGAAAAAGAGAATATTTACGTTTGGTAGAGAATTAGAGGAAGTTATAAAAAGAGAAAAGGAACTTAGCTTTAAGGATCAAGATATAAAAAAAGAAGAGGACAGATTAGAAAGAGCGTTAAAAGCAGATTTACTAAAAGAAAAATTAGAACAAGTTCAACAATCTCATAAATTGATGATAGATATGCAAAACGAAATTAAAAAGTGTGAAGAAGAATTACCAAAGTATATAGAAAATGGCGCGAAATTAAACAAACGGTACGATGAATTAAAGAAAAGCTTAGATCACAGGAATTTCTTGTATGATAATATGGCGTTAGAGATTAGTGTCAAGTCGTTATCAGAAGAGATTGAGGCAATTACTAAGAAAGAAAACGTATTAAAAAACGATATAGAGAAAAAGAAATTAGAGCAAAAGAAAATTGAAGAATATATTAAATCAAAAAATGAAGAATATGAGAAATTGAGAGAAAATGAAGTAGCTAGTATGTGTTTGTTTTTGGCAAAGGATTTGAAAGATGGAGATGTTTGCCCAGTATGTGGTGGTACATATAAAAAAATATCTCAGACTGATGTAGAGTGTAGCGATATAGACATAAATAAATTAAATGATATGAATAAAGATATAATGAGTGCATCAGTAAAAAAAGAAAGATTTGAGACAGAATTAAAAATGAAAAATGATCAACTTTTGGATGAGCAAAAAAATAAGAATGCAAAAGAAGACGAGTTAAAGAAAAAAAATGACGAATATCAAAAGATATTAAAGACGTATAACATTACTAGCATAACAGAAGAATTAAACAAAATGAAGAATAAGGATATTTTGGTACGAGAGCTTGAAAAAAATATAAAAGAAAATGAATGGCATGTAAACGATAATACAAATAAAAAAATTGCGGCATTGGCTAGATATGATACATATTCTAAGCAATATGAGAAAGATAGTGGTATACTAAAAAATAATATGGTAGACAATGGATTTAAAACTACCAAGGAGATAAAAGAAAGTCTTTTGCAAGAAATTGAAAGGCAAAGTGTAAAACAAAAAATAGAGAATTATAAGAAAAGCGTATCTGAGAATTTAGGACAAAAAAAGAGTATACAAGAAAAGTTACAGGGTAGAACTATTACACCAAAAGAGTGGGAAAAAATTGACGAGAATTATCATACATTAGTAGATGAAAATAAATTGTTAAATACTCAATACGGAATAGCTAAAAATACGTATGATAAATCAATTGAGAGAAATAAAGAATGGAATGCGATATTAAAAGATTACACCAAGAAAGATTTAAATTACAATAAGCATATCGAATTAAGAGAGCTACTAAATGGTGATAGAGGTAAAGATAATAGTTTTATAGATTATATAGCGGAGGAAAGATTACGATATTTGGCGAAAAGGGCATCGGATATTTTAGGAGTTATGACGCAGTATAAATTTGAATTGAAGTTAGATACAGAGTCTGGTTTTATAATAGTCGATAATAAAAATGGAGGAGTATCAAGAAAGGTTAGTACACTGTCAGGAGGGGAAACTTTTTTAACGTCGTTATCATTAGCTTTGGCATTGTCTGAACAAATTCAGTTAAAGGGGCAGAGTCCATTAGAATTTTTCTTTTTAGATGAGGGCTTTGGAAGTTTAGATAATGAGTTATTAGATTTAGTTATCGATGCTCTAGAAAGGATCAGCAGAAAGGAACGAGTTATAGGGGTTATAAGTCATATCCCTGAATTAAGACAAAGAATAATGCAAAGAGTAATTGTTACAGCGCCAATTGATAATGGCACAGGGAGTATCGTAAAAATAGAAAAAGGATAG
- a CDS encoding nucleotidyltransferase, with amino-acid sequence MKVLGIVSEYNPFHNGHLHHIDTAKKMCNADYVVCVMSGNFVQRGEPAILNKWTRTKMALLNGVDVVIELPLPYCISSAYLFALGSIKLLDSLNIISDFCFGSEIGEIGILKDIANVLILEPLKYKYYLKAYLNIGYSFPKSQEMSLCRYLYNSSNISEIISCPNNILGIEYLKAITKLKSNINCFTIKRTTAYDSLVLSDTEFSSSAIRNFLKNKHQDVSNLYKCMPASCVDLLKNDISLGIAPVFFNDFNNILLSKLRCMSSKEISKINHVNEGFENRIKKISNKASTVDNLIRSLNTKRYTDARIKRILLNTLFGITKQSFSEFKPSYIRILGANTRGKKLIGHISKNASLPVLVNSSDCLNLADDISKKLFELECLATNIYVLAYKNNDYKYANQDLTTKSITGF; translated from the coding sequence ATGAAAGTTTTAGGTATTGTTTCCGAATATAATCCATTTCATAATGGACATCTACATCATATAGACACAGCAAAGAAAATGTGTAATGCAGACTATGTCGTTTGCGTTATGAGCGGAAATTTTGTTCAACGTGGCGAACCTGCAATATTAAACAAATGGACCCGGACTAAAATGGCTCTACTAAATGGCGTTGATGTCGTAATAGAATTGCCACTGCCTTATTGTATATCTAGTGCATATTTGTTCGCCCTTGGCAGCATAAAACTTCTTGACAGCTTAAATATTATTTCAGATTTTTGTTTCGGTTCGGAAATCGGAGAAATTGGTATACTAAAAGATATCGCTAATGTACTTATATTAGAACCTCTAAAATATAAATACTATCTTAAAGCATACCTAAACATTGGATACTCTTTTCCAAAAAGCCAAGAGATGTCTTTATGTAGATACCTATACAACAGCTCTAATATTAGTGAAATTATATCTTGTCCTAACAATATATTAGGTATAGAATATTTAAAAGCAATAACAAAGCTAAAAAGCAATATAAATTGTTTTACTATAAAAAGAACAACTGCATACGATTCGTTAGTTTTAAGTGATACTGAATTTAGTTCTAGTGCCATACGTAATTTCCTTAAAAATAAACATCAAGATGTATCTAATCTTTACAAATGTATGCCAGCATCCTGCGTTGATCTACTAAAAAATGATATATCTTTGGGAATAGCTCCTGTATTTTTCAATGATTTCAATAATATTCTACTATCCAAGCTTCGTTGCATGTCTAGCAAGGAAATATCTAAAATAAATCATGTTAATGAGGGTTTTGAAAATCGAATAAAAAAAATTTCTAACAAAGCATCTACTGTGGACAACTTAATTCGTTCTCTTAATACGAAAAGATATACAGATGCTAGAATAAAAAGGATACTACTAAATACTTTATTTGGAATAACAAAACAAAGTTTTAGTGAGTTTAAGCCTTCTTATATAAGAATATTAGGAGCAAATACTCGCGGCAAAAAACTTATAGGTCACATATCAAAAAATGCTAGCTTACCCGTTTTAGTAAATTCATCAGATTGTCTAAATCTTGCGGATGATATCTCTAAAAAATTATTTGAGCTAGAATGTTTAGCAACAAATATATATGTGCTAGCATATAAAAATAACGACTATAAATACGCCAACCAAGATTTAACTACCAAGTCTATCACAGGCTTCTAA
- a CDS encoding flavin reductase family protein has protein sequence MAKQVWKPSTLLNPVPVVLVTCGDDKGNKNVFTVAWAGTVSSKPPRVSISIRKSRYSYEIIKRTKEFVINLTTSKLAYATDYCGVKSGRDVDKFKEVKLTLDKATKVLAPIIKESPVNLECRVDQIIELGSHDMFIAEVLACHVDDNLIDDEGKLNLDKSDLICYSHGEYWTLDKSLGYFGYSVTKKENLARNERRK, from the coding sequence ATGGCAAAACAAGTATGGAAACCGTCAACACTATTAAATCCGGTACCTGTAGTATTGGTTACATGTGGAGACGATAAGGGGAATAAGAATGTTTTTACTGTAGCTTGGGCTGGTACAGTTAGTAGTAAGCCGCCTAGGGTATCTATTTCAATAAGGAAATCTAGATATTCATATGAGATAATAAAAAGGACTAAAGAGTTTGTTATTAATCTAACAACAAGTAAATTGGCATATGCGACAGATTATTGTGGAGTTAAATCTGGGAGAGATGTAGATAAATTTAAAGAAGTGAAACTTACTTTAGATAAAGCAACAAAAGTTTTGGCTCCAATAATAAAAGAAAGTCCTGTAAATTTGGAATGTAGGGTTGATCAAATAATAGAGCTGGGATCACATGATATGTTTATAGCAGAAGTTTTAGCGTGTCATGTTGATGATAATTTGATTGACGATGAAGGAAAATTAAATTTAGATAAATCAGATTTGATTTGTTATTCCCACGGAGAGTATTGGACTTTAGATAAGTCACTGGGCTATTTCGGGTATTCAGTCACAAAAAAGGAAAATTTAGCAAGGAATGAAAGAAGAAAATGA